A portion of the Cololabis saira isolate AMF1-May2022 chromosome 17, fColSai1.1, whole genome shotgun sequence genome contains these proteins:
- the LOC133463581 gene encoding collagen alpha-1(XIII) chain-like produces the protein MGEEQKWRAEERTRLEQQDPSKGPVWRTCRSAPGSAGLAVCVALALLCAGVCVLELVRSAELRARIARLEQRLPAGTWAPEQVEPFILGRLDQILDEKLAARLPKSREVRDVSHGCLCPPGPDVSISGIIQAFLHNQLHTCPLLAHGECGDNQIDLIMSPDGSH, from the exons ATGGGGGAAGAGCAGAAGTGGAGAGCGGAGGAGAGGACGCGCCTGGAGCAGCAGGACCCGTCCAAAGGTCCGGTGTGGAGGACGTGCAGGAGCGCGCCGGGCTCGGCCGGCTTGGCCGTGTGCGTCGCGCTGGCGCTGCTGTGCGCCGGGGTGTGCGTGCTGGAGCTGGTGCGCTCCGCGGAGCTGCGGGCCCGGATAGCGCGCCTGGAGCAGCGGCTCCCCGCGGGGACCTGGGCCCCGGAGCAGGTGGAGCCCTTCATCCTGGGCCGGCTGGACCAGATCCTGGACGAG AAGCTTGCAGCACGACTGCCCAAGTCCCGGGAGGTGAGGGACGTTTCCCACGGCTGCCTCTGTCCGCCAG GTCCTGACGTCAGCATTTCTGGCATCATCCAGGCCTTTCTGCATAACCAGCTGCACACGTGTCCTCTGCTCGCCCACGGGGAGTGTGGCGACAACCAGATTGATCTTATTATG TCTCCAGATGGCAGTCATTAA